One Vitis vinifera cultivar Pinot Noir 40024 chromosome 8, ASM3070453v1 genomic window carries:
- the LOC100241865 gene encoding DNA polymerase delta small subunit isoform X2 — translation MEAMEIDAEKHLQRKQSLYESLDEKFRIEKETYRGQQYSQIYFARLHMMRTLIYSLIPNWKPHLPVCTVLGLEEGKECIIVGTLYKHMKLKPCILDEYSKERSVAPLVKPHNFMHSDDSLVLEDESGRVKLGGTMLLPSVYVTGTVVGLHGKETSAGEFLVQDILDADLPPQIELPLKSREDKYVVFVSGLSVGSSTSNPLQFQLLVDHITGHLGDEKEQGIAAQIVHVVIAGNSVAVPRGLLNGQNLASKDQSRLSEPIKELDILLTQIAAGLPLDIMPGPDDPANFSLPQQPLHRCLFPGSSAYNSFRSCTNPHSFELENIRFLGTSGQNVDDLEKYSEAKDKLEFMERTLRWRHLAPTAPNTLGCYPFTDRDPFLIESCPHVYFVGNQDKYETRLIKVQDQRDRL, via the exons ATGGAAGCAATGGAAATCGACGCAGAGAAGCATCTCCAGAGAAAGCAGTCTCTCTATGAATCCCTG GATGAGAAGTTTCGGATCGAGAAAGAGACGTATAGGGGTCAGCAGTACAGCCAGATTTACTTTGCTCGACTCCACATGATGAGAACTCTCATCTACTCCCTCATTCCTAATTGGAAACCCCATTTGCCTG TTTGTACAGTTTTGGGGCTGGAAGAAGGCAAGGAATGTATCATTGTTGGAACTCTGTACAAGCACATGAAACTTAAACCATGCATTCTTGATGAGTACTCCAAGGAG AGATCTGTGGCCCCGCTTGTCAAGCCTCATAACTTTATGCACTCAGATGATAGTTTGGTGCTGGAGGATGAGAGTGGAAGAGTTAAACTTGGCGGAACAATGCTTTTACCTTCTGTATATGTTACAG GGACTGTTGTTGGTCTGCATGGAAAAGAAACCAGTGCTGGTGAATTTTTGGTACAAGATATTCTGGACGCTGACCTACCACCGCAGATAGAGCTGCCACTAAAATCAA GGGAGGACAAGTATGTTGTTTTTGTATCTGGGCTAAGTGTTGGAAGCAGCACTTCTAATCCTCTCCAATTTCAGCTTCTTGTTGATCATATAACAGGACATCTAGGAGATGAGAAG GAACAAGGTATTGCAGCACAGATAGTTCATGTTGTAATTGCTGGGAATTCTGTTGCAGTTCCACGTGGACTTCTGAATGGACAG AATTTAGCTTCGAAGGATCAGTCAAGGTTGTCCGAACCAATTAAAGAGCTGGATATCTTGTTGACTCAG ATTGCTGCAGGTTTGCCTTTGGATATCATGCCAGGGCCTGATGACCCAGCAAACTTCTCATTACCTCAACAG CCCTTGCATAGATGCCTTTTCCCTGGATCATCAGCTTATAACTCATTTAGATCTTGTACTAATCCTCATTCCTTTGAGCTTGAAAATATCAG ATTTCTTGGAACATCAGGTCAGAATGTGGATGATCTTGAGAAGTATTCAGAGGCAAAAGATAAGCTTGAATTCATGGAAAGGACGTTACGGTGGAGGCATCTAGCACCAACAGCACCTAATACTCTTG GGTGCTATCCATTCACTGATAGAGATCCTTTCTTGATCGAGAGCTGTCCTCATGTTTACTTTGTTGGTAATCAGGATAAATATGAAACTCGCTTAATAAAGG TGCAGGATCAGAGGGACAGGTTGTAA
- the LOC100264148 gene encoding uncharacterized protein LOC100264148 translates to MEESAKVQHVTKASSDQLLRKFAQAGGDDAPAKELRVVKRRKKSRRSREGHNRESPPNGSSGVVEKRSLLPPATRRSAALLLQLGIGRSQLRVRDLRNKSILGAIEKTWRRTIKGASKVLIERHYNQHKRLINEAM, encoded by the exons ATGGAAGAATCCGCTAAAGTTCAACACGTAACAAAAGCTTCTTCAGACCAACTCCTCAGGAAGTTCGCCCAAGCGGGCGGCGACGATGCTCCCGCGAAGGAGCTCCGGGTAGTGAAACGCCGGAAAAAGAGCCGGAGAAGCCGCGAAGGGCACAACCGTGAGAGCCCACCGAATGGCAGTTCTGGAGTTGTGGAGAAGAGATCGCTGCTTCCTCCGGCTACTCGGAGATCGGCGGCATTGCTTCTGCAATTGGGTATAGGGAGATCACAACTCAGAGTGAGGGATCTCCGGAACAAGTCCATTTTGGGAGCAATTGAGAAG ACATGGCGAAGAACGATTAAAGGAGCTTCGAAGGTGTTGATAGAGAGGCATTACAATCAGCACAAGCGTTTGATAAATGAAGCCATGTAA
- the LOC100241865 gene encoding DNA polymerase delta small subunit isoform X3, with the protein MEAMEIDAEKHLQRKQSLYESLDEKFRIEKETYRGQQYSQIYFARLHMMRTLIYSLIPNWKPHLPVCTVLGLEEGKECIIVGTLYKHMKLKPCILDEYSKERSVAPLVKPHNFMHSDDSLVLEDESGRVKLGGTMLLPSVYVTGTVVGLHGKETSAGEFLVQDILDADLPPQIELPLKSREDKYVVFVSGLSVGSSTSNPLQFQLLVDHITGHLGDEKEQGIAAQIVHVVIAGNSVAVPRGLLNGQNLASKDQSRLSEPIKELDILLTQIAAGLPLDIMPGPDDPANFSLPQQPLHRCLFPGSSAYNSFRSCTNPHSFELENIRFLGTSGQNVDDLEKYSEAKDKLEFMERTLRWRHLAPTAPNTLGIHVAGRCTKWERKRKNSLFD; encoded by the exons ATGGAAGCAATGGAAATCGACGCAGAGAAGCATCTCCAGAGAAAGCAGTCTCTCTATGAATCCCTG GATGAGAAGTTTCGGATCGAGAAAGAGACGTATAGGGGTCAGCAGTACAGCCAGATTTACTTTGCTCGACTCCACATGATGAGAACTCTCATCTACTCCCTCATTCCTAATTGGAAACCCCATTTGCCTG TTTGTACAGTTTTGGGGCTGGAAGAAGGCAAGGAATGTATCATTGTTGGAACTCTGTACAAGCACATGAAACTTAAACCATGCATTCTTGATGAGTACTCCAAGGAG AGATCTGTGGCCCCGCTTGTCAAGCCTCATAACTTTATGCACTCAGATGATAGTTTGGTGCTGGAGGATGAGAGTGGAAGAGTTAAACTTGGCGGAACAATGCTTTTACCTTCTGTATATGTTACAG GGACTGTTGTTGGTCTGCATGGAAAAGAAACCAGTGCTGGTGAATTTTTGGTACAAGATATTCTGGACGCTGACCTACCACCGCAGATAGAGCTGCCACTAAAATCAA GGGAGGACAAGTATGTTGTTTTTGTATCTGGGCTAAGTGTTGGAAGCAGCACTTCTAATCCTCTCCAATTTCAGCTTCTTGTTGATCATATAACAGGACATCTAGGAGATGAGAAG GAACAAGGTATTGCAGCACAGATAGTTCATGTTGTAATTGCTGGGAATTCTGTTGCAGTTCCACGTGGACTTCTGAATGGACAG AATTTAGCTTCGAAGGATCAGTCAAGGTTGTCCGAACCAATTAAAGAGCTGGATATCTTGTTGACTCAG ATTGCTGCAGGTTTGCCTTTGGATATCATGCCAGGGCCTGATGACCCAGCAAACTTCTCATTACCTCAACAG CCCTTGCATAGATGCCTTTTCCCTGGATCATCAGCTTATAACTCATTTAGATCTTGTACTAATCCTCATTCCTTTGAGCTTGAAAATATCAG ATTTCTTGGAACATCAGGTCAGAATGTGGATGATCTTGAGAAGTATTCAGAGGCAAAAGATAAGCTTGAATTCATGGAAAGGACGTTACGGTGGAGGCATCTAGCACCAACAGCACCTAATACTCTTG GCATACATGTGGCAGGGAGATGCACAAAATgggagaggaagagaaagaatagtttatttgattaa
- the LOC100246993 gene encoding probable plastid-lipid-associated protein 13, chloroplastic yields MALVQGIAPATSAIRTPRSLLYSPHSASLIASLVSVSAPLENGRRVLVGRRFGRISEARVCRAMVQQAAQGAPATYAKEMERLSAKESLLLAFKDSGGFEALVTGKTTEMQSIDVNERITGLERLNPTPRPTTSPYLEGQWNLEWFGTGKPGSLAARFLFQIFPSALAHLSKVDVVIKDSYGKTTVNLKLLNSVESKIVLNSRLSVEGPLRLKEEYVEAVLESPKVVEESVPEQLKGAFGQAVSTAQQLPVPVKDAISSGLKIPLNGRFQRMLMISYLDEEILILRDTTGIPEVLSRLDVPPSTMAEPATEYES; encoded by the exons ATGGCTCTCGTACAAGGCATCGCTCCTGCTACTTCTGCAATTCGCACCCCTCGTTCTTTGCTCTATTCTCCTCATTCTGCTTCTTTGATAGCTTCGTTAGTTTCTGTTTCTGCGCCGCTGGAGAATGGCCGGAGAGTATTGGTAGGCCGAAGATTTGGTCGGATCTCAGAAGCTCGAGTTTGCAGAGCGATGGTCCAGCAGGCCGCACAGGGAGCTCCGGCAACGTACGCCAAGGAAATGGAGCGGCTCTCTGCCAAGGAATCGCTACTTCTCGCT TTTAAGGATTCTGGTGGCTTTGAGGCTTTAGTCACCGGTAAGACAACAGAGATGCAGAGCATTGATGTGAACGAGAGGATAACTGGTCTTGAGAGGCTCAATCCAACTCCTCGGCCAACAAC GTCACCATATTTGGAAGGTCAGTGGAATTTAGAGTGGTTTGGGACTGGAAAACCCGGATCTCTTGCTGCTAGGTTTCTATTTCA GATTTTTCCTTCAGCTTTGGCACATTTGTCAAAAGTTGATGTGGTGATAAAGGATTCCTATGGAAAAACCACAGTCAACTTGAAATTGCTGAACTCG GTAGAAAGTAAAATTGTTCTGAATAGCAGGTTATCTGTTGAGGGACCACTTCGACTGAAAGAAGAATATGTTGAAGCGGTTCTAGAATCTCCTAAGGTTGTTGAGGAAAGTGTACCAGAGCAGCTGAAAGGTGCATTCGGTCAGGCAGTTAGCACAGCACAACAACTGCCTGTCCCTGTTAAGGATGCGATTTCTAGTGGGCTGAAAATTCCTCTCA ATGGGCGTTTCCAGAGAATGCTCATGATTTCTTATCTTGATGAAGAGATACTT ATACTGAGGGATACTACCGGAATACCCGAAGTTCTTTCAAGGTTGGATGTGCCACCATCTACCATGGCAGAACCAGCTACTGAGTATGAGAGCTAG
- the LOC100241865 gene encoding DNA polymerase delta small subunit isoform X1, with amino-acid sequence MEAMEIDAEKHLQRKQSLYESLDEKFRIEKETYRGQQYSQIYFARLHMMRTLIYSLIPNWKPHLPVCTVLGLEEGKECIIVGTLYKHMKLKPCILDEYSKERSVAPLVKPHNFMHSDDSLVLEDESGRVKLGGTMLLPSVYVTGTVVGLHGKETSAGEFLVQDILDADLPPQIELPLKSREDKYVVFVSGLSVGSSTSNPLQFQLLVDHITGHLGDEKEQGIAAQIVHVVIAGNSVAVPRGLLNGQNLASKDQSRLSEPIKELDILLTQIAAGLPLDIMPGPDDPANFSLPQQPLHRCLFPGSSAYNSFRSCTNPHSFELENIRFLGTSGQNVDDLEKYSEAKDKLEFMERTLRWRHLAPTAPNTLGCYPFTDRDPFLIESCPHVYFVGNQDKYETRLIKGSEGQVVRLICIPKFCETGVAVVLNMRNLECHALSFGTEFSS; translated from the exons ATGGAAGCAATGGAAATCGACGCAGAGAAGCATCTCCAGAGAAAGCAGTCTCTCTATGAATCCCTG GATGAGAAGTTTCGGATCGAGAAAGAGACGTATAGGGGTCAGCAGTACAGCCAGATTTACTTTGCTCGACTCCACATGATGAGAACTCTCATCTACTCCCTCATTCCTAATTGGAAACCCCATTTGCCTG TTTGTACAGTTTTGGGGCTGGAAGAAGGCAAGGAATGTATCATTGTTGGAACTCTGTACAAGCACATGAAACTTAAACCATGCATTCTTGATGAGTACTCCAAGGAG AGATCTGTGGCCCCGCTTGTCAAGCCTCATAACTTTATGCACTCAGATGATAGTTTGGTGCTGGAGGATGAGAGTGGAAGAGTTAAACTTGGCGGAACAATGCTTTTACCTTCTGTATATGTTACAG GGACTGTTGTTGGTCTGCATGGAAAAGAAACCAGTGCTGGTGAATTTTTGGTACAAGATATTCTGGACGCTGACCTACCACCGCAGATAGAGCTGCCACTAAAATCAA GGGAGGACAAGTATGTTGTTTTTGTATCTGGGCTAAGTGTTGGAAGCAGCACTTCTAATCCTCTCCAATTTCAGCTTCTTGTTGATCATATAACAGGACATCTAGGAGATGAGAAG GAACAAGGTATTGCAGCACAGATAGTTCATGTTGTAATTGCTGGGAATTCTGTTGCAGTTCCACGTGGACTTCTGAATGGACAG AATTTAGCTTCGAAGGATCAGTCAAGGTTGTCCGAACCAATTAAAGAGCTGGATATCTTGTTGACTCAG ATTGCTGCAGGTTTGCCTTTGGATATCATGCCAGGGCCTGATGACCCAGCAAACTTCTCATTACCTCAACAG CCCTTGCATAGATGCCTTTTCCCTGGATCATCAGCTTATAACTCATTTAGATCTTGTACTAATCCTCATTCCTTTGAGCTTGAAAATATCAG ATTTCTTGGAACATCAGGTCAGAATGTGGATGATCTTGAGAAGTATTCAGAGGCAAAAGATAAGCTTGAATTCATGGAAAGGACGTTACGGTGGAGGCATCTAGCACCAACAGCACCTAATACTCTTG GGTGCTATCCATTCACTGATAGAGATCCTTTCTTGATCGAGAGCTGTCCTCATGTTTACTTTGTTGGTAATCAGGATAAATATGAAACTCGCTTAATAAAGG GATCAGAGGGACAGGTTGTAAGACTCATTTGCATTCCTAAATTTTGTGAGACGGGAGTTGCTGTTGTG CTAAACATGAGAAATCTGGAATGCCATGCTCTAAGTTTTGGGACTGAATTCAGCTCATAA
- the LOC104880123 gene encoding VQ motif-containing protein 17 has translation MEEMMAGREGCNPNSTPSPLPMHNHSHTISKVKPKIRIIHIFAPEIIKTDVENFRELVQRLTGKPSAADKGCRKKNMARGVVCNKGVGKKKMAEFRGLESRERIKGEEHIWGGENSGGFLSGFGDLDGFMQEFGEFPLLPLDVSATHMHGFGEAQLS, from the coding sequence ATGGAGGAGATGATGGCAGGGAGAGAAGGCTGTAACCCTAATTCAACCCCATCACCACTGCCCATGCACAACCACTCCCACACAATATCCAAAGTGAAGCCCAAAATTCGAATAATCCACATATTTGCACCAGAGATCATCAAGACGGATGTGGAGAACTTCAGGGAACTGGTGCAGAGGCTGACGGGGAAGCCCAGTGCTGCAGATAAGGGGTGCAGGAAGAAGAACATGGCAAGAGGGGTGGTCTGCAACAAGGGTgtggggaagaagaagatggcGGAGTTTCGGGGTTTGGAGTCGAGGGAGAGGATCAAGGGGGAAGAACACATCTGGGGAGGTGAGAATTCAGGTGGGTTTTTGAGTGGGTTTGGGGATTTGGATGGCTTCATGCAAGAATTTGGAGAATTCCCATTACTCCCACTGGATGTTTCTGCAACTCACATGCATGGTTTTGGAGAAGCCCAACTCTCCTAG